The genomic window GGACGGCTTGGACTTAGAAGTCGTGAAGAGGTAATAAAGGTGTTGGAATCATTGACTGTTCATACAAACATTAAGCTAGAAGGTGCGTTTACTCATTACGCGACAGCGGATGAACCTAATAATAAATACTTTCATGAACAGTCTGCCCGATTTACAGAAATGCTTGCATGGTTACCGACCAGACCCGCCGTTATACATTGTGCAAATAGTGCAACTGCGTTGCGAGATGATGGTGGTCTATATAATATGATTCGTTTAGGTATTGTCATGTATGGTTTAAGTCCTTCAGAAGAAATGAAAGGCTTGTTACCCTTTAAATTACAAACAGCATTTTCATTATATAGTAAGCTTGTCCATGTGAAGAAAGTTAAAGCTGGTGACAAAATTAGCTACGGGGCTACGTATACAGCTAATGAAGACGAATGGATTGGAACTGTGCCAATTGGCTATGCTGATGGTTGGTTACGAAAAATGCAGGGCTTTTCTGTGGTGGTAGCTGATCGGCCAGCCCCCATTGTAGGGCGTGTATGTATGGACCAATGTATGATTAAGTTACCACAAAACCTTCCAATAGGAACGAAAGTCACATTAATTAGTAATGATGAAAAAAGCCCATCATATGTCGATGAGGTGGCAAAGCATTTGGATACAATCAATTATGAAATACCATGTTCAATTAGCTTTCGAGTTCCTCGTATGTTTTTCCGAAATATGAGTATAATGGATGTTAGTAATCCAATTCTGGAAAAAAACAATGATTTTTAATTGCAATAACAAATTCAATTAGGCTTTGACTAATACAATACGTGATATTTACTATTTTGTTCAAAACAAATGCCTAATTGCGCTTTTCCTTATTGTAATTTGATGTTATGATTAGAGTTGGAAACAAAAAGGTGTGTAGATGGTGGAGGTGTTTGTTTGTGTCTGAATCCAGCGCAACAACAGAAATAATTGTTCGATTACCACAAGCTATGATTAGTGAATTAGATGGTCTAATTAAACAAGAAAACGGAGACAGAAACGAATTTATATACCAAGCTACAAAAATGTATTTACGTGAACGTAAAAAGAGACACATTCGTGAATCTATGAGACGTGGTTATATGGAAATGGCGAAAATCAATCTAACAATCGCAGACGAGGCTTTTCTAGCAGAATATGAGGCTGACCACACCGTAGAACGTCTAGTTAGCGGGGGGTAATATTTTGATCGTGAAGCGTGGCGACGTTTATTTTGCCGACCTATCCCCTGTCGTTGGTTCAGAGCAAGGAGGCGTTCGTCCTGTATTAATCATTCAAAATGATATCGGGAATCGTTTCAGTCCTACTGTAATTGTTGCTGCGATAACAGCGCAAATTCAAAAGGCAAAGCTGCCTACTCATGTCGAAATAGATGCAAAGCGTTATGGCTTTGAACGAGATTCTGTCATTCTGTTGGAACAAATTCGAACAATAGATAAGCAACGTCTAACTGATAAAATCACTCATCTAGATGATGAAATGATGGAAAGAGTAGACGAGGCTCTACAAATAAGTTTAGGACTTATTGATTTTTAAAATAATTATTTATAGTTTACTTTAGAGTGAAAACATACATGTTTTCACTCTTTTTATATAGAATTATTAAAAATACTATAAGGATAATGTTATTTGTTAGTGAGTCAGAGAGAATTGGCTTGTTTGTGCATATTATTTGAGCCTATGTACCACTTGTGAAATAATAGACATATAATTACAAAAGGAAGGTGATGGTGTGAACCCACGGAGGAAAAAAGGTCAAAAGCTTATACAAGAGTATCAAAAAAACCAATCTGAGGAAAAACTTAATAAAATTGTTGAGCATTATGAAGCTCTGATAAGATCAATGGCTAATAAATATGCTAGAGGTAGAAGGTTTTATGAGGATATTGTCCAAGTAGGAATGCTAGGATTAGTAAAGGCCGTTAAACGATATGATTCATCATATGGTAAAGTTTTTGATGCGTATGCTATTCCGACTATCGTAGGTGAGATGAAACGTTTCTTGCGTGATAAAACATGGGGTGTCAAAGTACCACGACGAGTGAAGGAGCTTGGGCCACAAATAAAAAAAGCAGTCGATGAATTAAGTCGGGAGTTACAGCGTGAACCGAGCCTAGAAGAAATTTCTGAATACTTACATATTACACCTGAAGAGCTTCTAGAGGCGAATGAAGCGGTTCGGCATTATCAAACGATATCATTTGAACGATCACCTGGAAGTATGAATGACGATGAGTCGGCAAATCTTCATCACTATGTTGGCAAGAAAGATCAACAGTTTGCTCTCGTCGAAAACCGAATGCTGTTGGCGTCTATTCGTTCATCTTTATCAGAACGTGAACAAAAAATTCTTCAATATATATTCTTCGAAAATAAAAGTCAACAAGCAGTTGGTAAGAAACTTGGTATATCACAGATGCATGTATCAAGGTTGCAAAGAAATGCAATTAAGAAACTCCGACAAGAAGCAGTGTTGACATAGTGAAGCTTCTATAAAAAACTACCGCTACTGGGACGAAGCACGAGGCTTAAGTGAAAATAAATCTATAATCCGTTACCTAATAACGAGAATTTCTTAAGTCAACAACCTCTAGTCCTTCTTTATTATAATTAAAATTTGGTACAATAAGACGGTAGATTAATCTACCGTCTTTACTATTGCGTAAATAGTTTTAACA from Bacillus sp. HMF5848 includes these protein-coding regions:
- a CDS encoding SigB/SigF/SigG family RNA polymerase sigma factor, yielding MNPRRKKGQKLIQEYQKNQSEEKLNKIVEHYEALIRSMANKYARGRRFYEDIVQVGMLGLVKAVKRYDSSYGKVFDAYAIPTIVGEMKRFLRDKTWGVKVPRRVKELGPQIKKAVDELSRELQREPSLEEISEYLHITPEELLEANEAVRHYQTISFERSPGSMNDDESANLHHYVGKKDQQFALVENRMLLASIRSSLSEREQKILQYIFFENKSQQAVGKKLGISQMHVSRLQRNAIKKLRQEAVLT
- the alr gene encoding alanine racemase, encoding MVGFYRDTWVEVNLDHIAANVRSMKAWLRDDVEIMAVVKANAYGHGDYHVAETALQAGATQLATAFFDEALSLRQRGINAPILVLGVIRPEEAKLASLYNITVTVADHEWLSKATEYLDGNSLSIHLKLDTGMGRLGLRSREEVIKVLESLTVHTNIKLEGAFTHYATADEPNNKYFHEQSARFTEMLAWLPTRPAVIHCANSATALRDDGGLYNMIRLGIVMYGLSPSEEMKGLLPFKLQTAFSLYSKLVHVKKVKAGDKISYGATYTANEDEWIGTVPIGYADGWLRKMQGFSVVVADRPAPIVGRVCMDQCMIKLPQNLPIGTKVTLISNDEKSPSYVDEVAKHLDTINYEIPCSISFRVPRMFFRNMSIMDVSNPILEKNNDF
- the ndoA gene encoding type II toxin-antitoxin system endoribonuclease NdoA, producing MIVKRGDVYFADLSPVVGSEQGGVRPVLIIQNDIGNRFSPTVIVAAITAQIQKAKLPTHVEIDAKRYGFERDSVILLEQIRTIDKQRLTDKITHLDDEMMERVDEALQISLGLIDF
- a CDS encoding CopG family ribbon-helix-helix protein; this translates as MSESSATTEIIVRLPQAMISELDGLIKQENGDRNEFIYQATKMYLRERKKRHIRESMRRGYMEMAKINLTIADEAFLAEYEADHTVERLVSGG